In Gossypium arboreum isolate Shixiya-1 chromosome 5, ASM2569848v2, whole genome shotgun sequence, a single genomic region encodes these proteins:
- the LOC108451467 gene encoding cytosolic sulfotransferase 15-like, giving the protein MESKKSSLASSTPNISPSASGLTQCQGFWIPSRIAPISSIISFQKYFQVLDEDIIVASKPKAGTTWLKALVFTIVNRHFYTLSNTPLNSANPHHLISHFEVNIYRESPNPDLSNIPSPRLFATHLPYPMLADSIKRSYCRIVYITRNPFDIVVSFWHFLRGVHNLPDWSVEDCFEMFCRGEEGYGPFWDHALGYWNMSLEKPSNVLFLRYEEMKEDPVAQTKKLAEFLGFPFSMEEEKTGVVNQIVDFCSFNNLKDLEVNKTGKMAEIILHSNKLYFRSGKVGDYVNYLTPTAVERFNNILEEKLSGSSLTFK; this is encoded by the coding sequence ATGGAGAGCAAGAAAAGTAGCCTGGCATCATCCACCCCAAATATCTCACCTTCTGCGTCAGGTTTAACCCAATGCCAAGGCTTTTGGATCCCCTCTCGCATTGCTCCCATTTCATCCATAATCTCATTTCAGAAATATTTCCAGGTTCTAGATGAAGATATTATTGTTGCCTCTAAGCCCAAAGCTGGCACCACTTGGCTCAAGGCTTTGGTGTTTACAATTGTCAACCGTCATTTTTATACGCTCTCAAATACCCCTTTGAACTCTGCAAATCCTCATCATCTAATTTCACATTTTGAGGTCAATATTTATAGGGAAAGCCCTAATCCTGATCTTTCTAATATCCCATCCCCAAGGTTGTTTGCTACTCATCTTCCGTATCCAATGCTAGCCGATTCCATCAAACGTTCATATTGTCGGATTGTTTATATAACCCGCAATCCGTTTGACATCGTCGTCTCATTTTGGCACTTTCTAAGAGGCGTGCATAATTTGCCTGATTGGTCAGTGGAAGACTGTTTTGAGATGTTTTGTAGAGGTGAAGAAGGGTATGGACCCTTTTGGGACCATGCTTTAGGGTACTGGAACATGAGCTTGGAGAAGCCATCAAATGTATTGTTCTTGAGATATGAAGAAATGAAGGAAGATCCAGTGGCTCAAACAAAGAAATTGGCTGAATTCTTGGGATTTCCTTTCTCCATGGAAGAAGAGAAAACAGGTGTGGTTAACCAAATTGTTGATTTTTGCAGTTTCAACAATTTGAAAGATTTGGAGGTCAACAAAACTGGAAAAATGGCAGAAATAATATTACATAGCAATAAGTTGTATTTCAGGAGTGGAAAAGTGGGTGATTATGTTAATTACCTCACTCCTACTGCTGTGGAACGTTTCAATAACATTTTAGAAGAAAAATTAAGTGGATCCAGTTTAACCTTCAAGTAA